The nucleotide window GTGAGCGTCCTTGATCTCGGAGCGCTTGCCGAAGAGCGCGTCGGCCTCGTCGAAGAACAGGATGACCGCGCCGTTCTCGGCCGCGTCGAAGAGCCGACGCAGGTTCTTCTCGGTCTCGCCTATGTACTTGTCGACGACGCTCGAGAGGTCGATGCGGTAGAGGTCGAGCTCGAGGTCGTTGGCGATGACCTCGGCCGCCATCGTCTTCCCGGTACCGCTCTCGCCCGTGAACATCGCCGAGATGCCCAGGCCGCGGTTCATGTCGGTCGCGAACCCCCACCGCTCGTAGACCTGATGCCGTTGCCGCACCTGCGCTGCGATCTCGTGCAGCAACGAGAACTGCTCGACGGGGAGCACCAGCCGGTCCCAGGTGGCCTTGGCGTCGACCCTCTGGGCCAGGCTGTCGAGCCGCGGACGCGACGTCCGCCGGCAGGCGTCCCACAGCCGATGCTGCAGCGGTGCGGGGTCGGGGTTCTCCAGCTCCTGCTGCGCGATGCGGTGGATGGCTGTGACGTCGAGGTCGAACTGGGCGGCGAGCCGCTCGGGCGAGGTGAAGGCCTCGTCCCGCAGCAGGTCCTGCCACAGGGTGAGCTGCTCGGCCGGAGTCGGTCGGCCTACATCGAGCACGTGGGAGGGCCGGTTCAGCGCGGTCGACACGTCGCGCGTCGCGAGGAAGACGATGCCGTCGGAGCGGGAGAGGAAGCGCAGCAGCGTCGACTGGGCGGGGGAGCTCGCGTCCAGCTCGAGCGCCTCCAGGTACAGGGAGGCCGGGCCGAGCAGGTTCTCGCGGTGCCAGAGGCGCGCTAGGCTCTCCAGGTCACCCCCCTGCCCGGGGACGTTCTCGACGGGCAGGTGGTACAGGGGCAGGCCGAGGGCGTGCGCCGTCGACTGGGCGACCAACCTGAGGCTGTCGCGGTCGGTGCCGACGAGCTGCAGGACCGGCCAGGGGCGGTCGTGGTTGCGCCGCAGGTGGCCGACCGCCATGTCGACGACCTCGCGTTGCGAGAGCGGGAGCTCGAGGGTCGGCGGGTCGTCGAGCGCCTGCAGCAGGGGCCCGATGCGGTCGTCGAGGAAGGTGAGGCCCTTGAGGGCGCTGACGATGCGCTCGTCGGCGCGTAGCGGGCTGGTCGTCAGAGGCTGCGAGGCGGGCTGGTGGACCTCGACCAGGTGCCAGTAGCGCAGCGGGCGCTCGGGCGACAGCACGTCCCACGCGGGGTCGTCGAAGAGGGCGAGCGCCAACGCGAACGTGGGGTAGGGCTGGCCGTGGGCCGCTCGGCACAGCTCCGGCGTGCGCGTGTCCAGTTCCATCGCGGCGCACAGCAGGAGAACCTGGCGCTCGAAGGTCGAGAGGCCGAGCCTGTCGCCGATCAGCCTCAGCGCCGGCGGCGGCTGGAGGCTGCGCTCGGCCTCCTCCATCGCCTCGGCCGCGGCTGCGACCTCGTCCTTGGCCCTGCTCGTGCTGGGCGGCAGGGCGAGGACGGGCCGTCGACGGCGGCGGGGCCCGGGGCGAGGTTCCGGCGCAGCCGGCTCGGTCGACGCCCGCGTCGCTTCGGCCAGGCGCTGCAGCCGCAGGCGCAGCCACGCGATCGCCGCGGCCAGGTACTGGTCGTTGCCGCGCTCCCAGTCGTCGTAACCGCTCACGAGATCACCACTCGCTGTCCGGGGTCGAACTGGAGGGTCGGGGGCGTGCCGCTGCTGACGACGGGCTGGCTGTCGACCCCGTCGACGCGGAGCCGCACCAGGTACTCGCCCTGCACCAGGGCGCCCAGGTGGAACTCCAGGCTGGTCGGCTGGTCCGGCTGGGCCGGCGTGGTCACGCTGACCGGCTCGACCTGCCGGTCCCCGAACAACAGCAGCGCGCGCTGCTCGTCGTGCAGGCGAGGCCGACAGAGGACCGTCAGCGTGAGGTCGCCGGGCGGTGCCGTCGCGGGGGAGAGCGTGACGGTGGGGACCAGCGCGAAAGGCACCTCGTTGCTGGACCAGGCGGGCAGGCCGGGCGGTGCGAGGCGCAGCGACACCGTGTAGAAGCCGGGCGGCCAGAGGTGTCCCGCCTCGGCGTCGCCGGGCAGGGTCACCGGCAGCTCGCCCTCCCTGGCCGCCTGTCCTGGGGCTACCTCGATGGGCGCTTCCAGGCGAGGATGCCGGAAGACCACGACGGCGTGTTCGTGGGTCAGCCCGGACCCCAGGAGCGTGAGGGTGCTGCCGAGCGGTGCGCCCGGCATCCCGCCGGGAGCGCGGACGCCGGTGAGCGCGGGCGCGCGCGCGGCCATGACCTCCGGTCCGCGGTCCTCCGGCCCGCGGCGGAGCACAGGCAGGGGCGAGCGTCTCCGGCGCGTGCTCTCGATCAGCACGACCGACACCTCGTAGCCGACGGAGAGGCGGAACTGCGTCTGGAAGCCGCTCCAGAGCTTCGTCAGCTCCTCCAGCCCCAGCGGCATGAGCGTGATGCGGACCCTCTCGAGCTGGTCGTGGAGGTCGCTGTCGGGCAGCAGGGCGGTGGTGGCGTTGCGGATCTCGTCGGCCCCCAACAGCATGTGGTCGTGCAGGACGCCCATCGCGCCGCCGAGCACGGCGTGGCCGCGCGCCTCGTCGTCGGCGTAGGCGGTGATGAGGTAGTTGAGGACGAGAGGCAGCGGCGGGTGCCCGACCTCGCCGGTGCGCACCAGACCGGGCATCTCGGCGTTGCGCAGGGCGCCGTTGGCGCTGGCCTGGTACAGGAACAGGTTGAGCTGGTCGCCGCCCCCCGCGTCCCTGGCCCTGTCGGGCGGCTGGACCGTGACGTTGGGCGTCGCCCGCGTCAGCAGGCTCTGCAGCGTCAGGGTGGTGGCGGCGATGGCGAGGGCGTTGCTCATCGCGCGCCCCGCCGCTGCAGGTAGTCGTCGATGGTCATGACGCCCCGGGGCTCGCCGCCTTCGGGCCTCCCCGCCATGCGCTCCTGGCCGACCGCCCGCACCTCGATGCGGCCGATGGTGACGTGCAGGGTCGCCGGGATCTCCGCTCCGTCGGCGTTGGCGGTCGAGGGTCCTGGGGTCGGGAGCGGCTTGACGGCCCGTTCCTGGCCCCTGGGCCCCGCCTCAGCGTGAACCGACTCGGAACGATCCGGTGCGGGGCGAGGTGCGGGTGACGCGAGCGCCGGTGCCAGCTCTACACGCCGCTCGATCTCCCTCAGTCGCTCGAGCCTGTGGTCGCGGGGAGCGGCGATTGGGCCGGCGTCAGTGTCCTCTCGCTCCGCCCGCTCGGGGGCGCGGGGCTCGTCCTGGCGGCGAACGGGTGAGGCCCATGGCGCGGCGGTGCGCGGTTGGTCGCCGTGGTCGACCGCTGCCGAACTCGCCCGGCCCCCAGCGCGGGGCTCGGCCGCGTGAGGCGGTCGGTCTGTTCGGGGCCGGAGCATCTCCTCGCTCCGTGCGGGCTCGGCGCCGTGACGCTCGCCGAGAGGTCGCTCGAGGACCGGGAGCTCGCCCCGGCGCGGCGCAGGCTCCCGCTCGGGGAGCGGGGGCGCGGTCCGGGTCCCCTCCTCCGCCACCGCCACGACGTCGAGCCCAGACGCCGCCGGCACCGGCTCGAAGCGCGAGGGCCGACGCGGCACGAGGGCAGGCGCCTCGCGCTCCGCCCGGACGAGCAGCGCGGCCAAGCCGTTCACGCCGGGACCAGCTCTAGGTAGGCGCGTCGGCGTCCTGGGCTCAGCGCCAGGATGTCGGACTCGCTCCAGCCGTAGGTCGAGGCCAGGCGATGGACCTCCAGCACGCAGCGCTGCGCCCAGTGCTCCAGCTCGGCCCAGAGGAACGACGCGATGTCGAACGGCGCGCTCCAGCCGTGGTCGCAGACCGGACAGGTGAGGCTCAGCTCGGTCACGGCCTGCGGGTCGACCTCGGCGAGACGCCGGTCCAGGGCGTCCAGGACCTCGTCGGGCAGCTCTCCGGCGTCGACCTCTGCCCCCTTCTTCCGAGCCCTCGTGACGCATCCCTGCAGCACCTGCCGCCGCGCCGCCAGGGCGGGCCCGTTCGGCAGGTCCAGGAGGTCGAGGCTGGTAGGCAGCCGGTAGTCGAGGCTGTAGCCCCGGGCCCGGAGCTTGCCGGTGGGGCTGGCTCGCTCGTCCGCGAGCAGGTCGCGGGCGTCGAGGCCCAGGTCGAGGAGCTCGCCGCAGGCGGGGCAGGGCGCGACGATCGCGAGGTCAGGGCCGAAGAGCCGCAGGCGCAGCCGCAGCAGGCAGCCGTTGCGGGCGCCGATGGGGAGCTCGGCGAGGCGCTCCATGGGCGTCTCTGGCATCGCCGCCGCCAGCAGGAGGAGCGCACGGTAGGCGGGAGGCTGCCGGTACCCGCGCTCCACCAGGTCGAGGAGGCTCGCGGCGGGCGGCGTGTGCATGGCTACCGCGACGCGCTATTGAGGCGGCTCGGTGAACGTCGGCTCGGTCGGCTCGACCACCTCGTAGTCGCGCTCCCAGCCCTCGTTCTCGAGCTTGAGGGTCTGGATGGCCACGACGTTGGCGTTCGCGTCGAGCTCCGGCACGGCCTGGAACTCGGACACCCAGCAGCGGTAGATCTTGTAGGCGATCGCGACCTGGCCGGCCTCGTTCATCAGCTCGAGGATGATGTCCTTGCGGAAGTCCCGCAGCGAGGTCTCGGCGCCCAGGCCCGAGCCGAAGTTCCAGACCTTGTTCGACCACTTCTCGAACTCCGTGTCGTGGGTCACGCCGCGTTCCAGGGTGATCGCCTCGTACTCGCTGCGGCCCGGCGACTTGCGGCTGGTGCTGGGGTCGCCGCCCTCGCGGTGGGTGACGACCTCGGTCGTCCTCCTGAGGGCGCTGACCTTGCTGACGCCGGCGACGTACCGACCGTCCCACTTCACGCGGAACTTGAAGTTCTTGTAGGGGTCGAAGCGCAACGGGTTGACGCTGAACTGTGCCATCGCCACCTGCTCCTTACGTCTCGAGCTGCCCGGCCATCTGCT belongs to Trueperaceae bacterium and includes:
- a CDS encoding DUF4255 domain-containing protein; translated protein: MSNALAIAATTLTLQSLLTRATPNVTVQPPDRARDAGGGDQLNLFLYQASANGALRNAEMPGLVRTGEVGHPPLPLVLNYLITAYADDEARGHAVLGGAMGVLHDHMLLGADEIRNATTALLPDSDLHDQLERVRITLMPLGLEELTKLWSGFQTQFRLSVGYEVSVVLIESTRRRRSPLPVLRRGPEDRGPEVMAARAPALTGVRAPGGMPGAPLGSTLTLLGSGLTHEHAVVVFRHPRLEAPIEVAPGQAAREGELPVTLPGDAEAGHLWPPGFYTVSLRLAPPGLPAWSSNEVPFALVPTVTLSPATAPPGDLTLTVLCRPRLHDEQRALLLFGDRQVEPVSVTTPAQPDQPTSLEFHLGALVQGEYLVRLRVDGVDSQPVVSSGTPPTLQFDPGQRVVIS
- a CDS encoding ATP-binding protein, encoding MSGYDDWERGNDQYLAAAIAWLRLRLQRLAEATRASTEPAAPEPRPGPRRRRRPVLALPPSTSRAKDEVAAAAEAMEEAERSLQPPPALRLIGDRLGLSTFERQVLLLCAAMELDTRTPELCRAAHGQPYPTFALALALFDDPAWDVLSPERPLRYWHLVEVHQPASQPLTTSPLRADERIVSALKGLTFLDDRIGPLLQALDDPPTLELPLSQREVVDMAVGHLRRNHDRPWPVLQLVGTDRDSLRLVAQSTAHALGLPLYHLPVENVPGQGGDLESLARLWHRENLLGPASLYLEALELDASSPAQSTLLRFLSRSDGIVFLATRDVSTALNRPSHVLDVGRPTPAEQLTLWQDLLRDEAFTSPERLAAQFDLDVTAIHRIAQQELENPDPAPLQHRLWDACRRTSRPRLDSLAQRVDAKATWDRLVLPVEQFSLLHEIAAQVRQRHQVYERWGFATDMNRGLGISAMFTGESGTGKTMAAEVIANDLELDLYRIDLSSVVDKYIGETEKNLRRLFDAAENGAVILFFDEADALFGKRSEIKDAHDRYANIEINYLLQRMEGFGGLAILATNMKSAIDSAFLRRMRFVVDFPFPKAADRRRMWEHAFPVATPTEGLDLDRLARINLTGANIQNAALNAAFLAANRGHPVGMREVLQA
- a CDS encoding phage tail protein translates to MAQFSVNPLRFDPYKNFKFRVKWDGRYVAGVSKVSALRRTTEVVTHREGGDPSTSRKSPGRSEYEAITLERGVTHDTEFEKWSNKVWNFGSGLGAETSLRDFRKDIILELMNEAGQVAIAYKIYRCWVSEFQAVPELDANANVVAIQTLKLENEGWERDYEVVEPTEPTFTEPPQ